In one Pseudomonas purpurea genomic region, the following are encoded:
- the ettA gene encoding energy-dependent translational throttle protein EttA translates to MAQYVFTMHRLGKVVPPKREILKNISLSFFPGAKIGVLGLNGSGKSTLLKIMAGVDTEFDGEARPMPDLNIGYLPQEPILDPTKTVREVVEEAVSVIKDAQARLDEVYAAYADEDADFDKLAAEQAKLEAILQAGDGHNLERQLEVAADALRLPAWDAKVEFLSGGEKRRVALCRLLLSAPDMLLLDEPTNHLDADSVAWLEHFLHDFPGTVVAITHDRYFLDNVAGWILELDRGAGIPYEGNYSGWLEAKSDRLAAESKQQSAHEKAMKEELEWVRKGAKARQSKSKARLQRFEEMQSQEFQKRSETNEIYIPAGPRLGDKVIEFKNVSKGYGDRVLIDNLSFSMPKGAIVGVIGGNGAGKSTLFRMLMGKETPDSGSIEVGETVQLACVDQSREDLDGSKTVFQQISDGSDQIRIGNYEIPSRTYVGRFNFKGGDQQKFVKDLSGGERGRLHLALTLKEGGNVLLLDEPSNDLDVETLRSLEEALLDFPGAAIVISHDRWFLDRVATHILAYEDDSQAIFFEGNYTEYEADRKKRLGEAAAQPHRVRHKKLA, encoded by the coding sequence ATGGCTCAATACGTCTTCACCATGCATCGGCTGGGTAAGGTTGTTCCGCCGAAGCGGGAAATCCTGAAAAACATTTCTCTGTCTTTCTTCCCGGGCGCCAAGATCGGCGTGCTCGGCCTCAACGGTTCGGGTAAATCCACACTGTTGAAAATTATGGCTGGCGTCGACACCGAGTTCGACGGCGAAGCCCGTCCGATGCCTGACCTGAACATCGGCTACCTGCCGCAGGAACCGATCCTGGACCCAACCAAGACCGTGCGTGAAGTGGTCGAGGAAGCGGTCAGCGTGATCAAGGACGCCCAGGCTCGCCTGGACGAGGTCTACGCGGCTTACGCTGATGAAGATGCCGACTTCGACAAACTGGCCGCTGAGCAGGCCAAGCTTGAAGCCATCCTGCAAGCGGGCGACGGTCACAACCTGGAGCGCCAGCTGGAAGTCGCCGCCGATGCGCTGCGTCTGCCGGCCTGGGACGCCAAGGTCGAGTTCCTGTCCGGTGGTGAAAAACGTCGTGTGGCCCTGTGCCGTCTGCTGCTGTCCGCCCCGGACATGCTGCTGCTCGACGAACCCACCAACCACTTGGACGCCGATTCCGTTGCGTGGCTGGAACATTTCCTCCACGACTTCCCGGGCACCGTGGTTGCGATCACGCACGACCGGTACTTCCTGGACAACGTGGCTGGCTGGATTCTGGAACTCGACCGCGGTGCGGGCATTCCTTACGAAGGCAACTACTCGGGTTGGCTGGAAGCCAAGTCCGATCGTCTGGCTGCCGAATCCAAGCAGCAGTCGGCTCACGAAAAAGCCATGAAGGAAGAACTGGAGTGGGTGCGCAAAGGCGCCAAGGCCCGCCAGTCCAAATCCAAGGCTCGTCTGCAACGCTTCGAAGAAATGCAATCGCAGGAATTCCAGAAGCGCAGCGAAACCAACGAGATCTACATCCCGGCCGGTCCACGCCTGGGCGACAAGGTCATCGAATTCAAGAACGTCTCCAAGGGTTACGGCGATCGCGTGTTGATCGACAACCTGTCGTTCTCCATGCCGAAAGGCGCCATCGTCGGCGTGATCGGTGGTAACGGTGCGGGTAAATCCACACTGTTCCGCATGCTGATGGGCAAGGAAACACCGGATTCGGGCAGCATCGAAGTCGGTGAAACCGTGCAACTGGCCTGCGTGGACCAGAGCCGCGAAGACCTGGACGGCAGCAAGACCGTGTTCCAGCAGATATCCGACGGCTCCGACCAGATCCGCATTGGCAACTACGAGATCCCGTCGCGCACCTACGTTGGCCGTTTCAACTTCAAGGGCGGCGATCAGCAGAAGTTCGTCAAGGACCTGTCCGGTGGTGAGCGTGGTCGCTTGCACCTGGCCCTGACCCTGAAAGAGGGCGGCAACGTCCTGCTGCTCGACGAACCGTCCAACGACCTCGACGTTGAAACCCTGCGTTCCCTGGAAGAAGCCCTGCTGGACTTCCCGGGCGCCGCCATTGTGATCTCTCACGATCGGTGGTTCCTTGACCGCGTCGCGACTCATATCCTGGCGTACGAAGACGACTCGCAAGCGATCTTCTTCGAAGGCAACTACACCGAGTACGAAGCCGACCGCAAAAAGCGTCTTGGCGAAGCAGCGGCCCAGCCACACCGGGTACGCCACAAAAAACTGGCCTGA
- a CDS encoding EAL domain-containing protein, with product MSNVTPHSSVRALHPAPGSPLRGTLKGALATLVLLLLGLLFWQLLDQLHETQRNQRQYTIDYTADLAAQVSLNMALNAQIALNLLPIIEQPQSGEQQQALLRKLQQSLPDLRSMALLTPSGKVISDSAPNSEDADYLNELVRRSHAQAHYFSNANDGSVVHLLLRQASGNSRGYWALRLTPTFFSTLTKQGDVGLRPLWLVENRVNHQIISRDEALPSAKPGVLTPDDLANSVLVVPLSSSDWQLRGLFDRQQVIEQLLPAFIGKCLLGLAFSLLPVIALLNMRRRQRQLHEGRRRYQDIFEGTGVALCVLDLSGLKAFFDKAHLHNLEQLHTWLKVPEQRQQLLQELRITEVNQVALHLLNVQSCEQAWKLLIEGRPLDGNTIGHQLLDALVSQQKQLELEINLKDAQGRDQHLWLVLRLPEEQHDYKAVILSISDITSRKLIELSLLEREGFWSDVVRTVPDHLYVQDVISQRMIFSNHHLGQTLGYNRNELHQMGEYFWEILLHPEDGDHYHRLRQEQRQSGYAQLLQAQLRFRHRDGKWRRFDIREQALARDKHDQVTRIIGVAKDITDQIEASESLRDSEQRYRMLAESISDVIFSTDSKLSLNYVSPSVQAVLGYDAEWIFENGWQTTIANPQQLTGIYNLMDRVSKALDKPEQLTLLRNQVQTQLFLFDCLRADGRKIPIELRLVLVWDEHGAFEGVLGVGRDISQQRRAEKDLRMAATVFEHSTSAILITDPAGYIVQANEAFSRVSGYEVSQVLDQLPNMLTVDDQQEAHLRYVLKQLHQHSSWEGEVWLKRRNGEHYPAWVGITAVLDDEGDLASYVCFFSDISERKASEQRIHRLAYYDALTHLPNRTLFQDRLHTALQSAERQKSWVVLMFLDLDRFKPINDSLGHAAGDRMLKEMATRLLGCVDDDDTVARMGGDEFTLLLQPRANREIALNRAIHVAEQILASLVKPFVLEGREFFVTASIGIALSPQDGSELSQLMKNADTAMYHAKERGKNNFQFYQADMNASALERLELESDLRHALEQNEFVLYYQPQFSGDGKRLTGAEALLRWRHPRRGLVPPGDFIPVLEELGLVVDVGDWVISEACRQLKSWHVAKVRVPKVSVNISARQFSDGQLGTRIATILKDTGLPPACLELELTESILMREVSEAMQILAGLKNLGLSIAVDDFGTGYSSLNYLKQFPIDVLKIDRTFVDGLPSGEQDAQIARAIIAMAHSLNLAVIAEGVETHEQLDFLREHGCDEVQGYLFGRPMPASRFEAQFSNDALFMFD from the coding sequence TTGTCCAATGTCACTCCTCACTCGTCCGTGCGCGCATTGCACCCTGCGCCCGGCTCTCCCCTGCGTGGCACCTTGAAAGGCGCTCTGGCGACGCTCGTCCTTTTGTTGCTCGGCCTGCTGTTCTGGCAACTGCTCGACCAACTCCACGAGACCCAGAGAAACCAGCGCCAGTACACCATCGACTACACCGCCGACCTGGCCGCGCAAGTCAGCCTCAACATGGCACTGAACGCGCAAATCGCCCTCAACCTGTTACCGATCATCGAACAACCACAAAGCGGCGAACAGCAACAAGCGCTGCTGCGCAAATTGCAGCAATCGCTGCCGGACCTGCGCAGCATGGCGCTGCTGACCCCTTCGGGCAAAGTCATCAGCGACAGCGCCCCCAACAGCGAAGACGCCGATTACCTCAACGAACTGGTCCGGCGCAGCCACGCCCAGGCGCACTATTTCAGCAACGCCAATGACGGCTCGGTGGTGCATCTGTTACTGCGCCAGGCCAGCGGCAACAGTCGCGGGTACTGGGCGCTGCGGCTGACCCCGACTTTTTTCTCGACCCTGACCAAACAGGGAGACGTTGGCCTGCGCCCGTTGTGGCTGGTTGAAAACCGCGTCAATCATCAGATCATCAGCCGCGACGAAGCCTTGCCTTCCGCCAAACCCGGCGTCCTGACACCCGATGACCTGGCCAACAGCGTGTTGGTGGTGCCGTTGAGCAGCAGCGACTGGCAACTGCGCGGGCTGTTCGACCGCCAGCAAGTGATCGAACAACTGCTGCCGGCCTTCATTGGCAAATGCCTGCTGGGCCTGGCCTTTTCGCTGCTGCCGGTGATCGCCCTGCTGAACATGCGCCGCCGCCAGCGCCAGTTGCATGAAGGGCGCCGGCGCTACCAGGATATTTTCGAAGGCACCGGCGTGGCCCTGTGCGTGCTCGACCTTTCAGGCTTGAAAGCGTTTTTCGACAAGGCTCACCTGCACAACCTCGAGCAACTGCACACCTGGCTCAAGGTCCCCGAGCAACGCCAGCAGTTGTTGCAGGAATTACGCATTACCGAGGTCAACCAGGTCGCCCTGCACCTGCTCAATGTCCAGTCCTGCGAGCAAGCCTGGAAGCTGTTGATTGAAGGTCGGCCGCTGGACGGCAACACCATCGGCCACCAGTTGCTCGATGCCTTGGTCAGCCAGCAAAAGCAGCTTGAACTGGAGATCAACCTCAAGGACGCCCAGGGCCGCGACCAGCACTTGTGGCTGGTGCTGCGCCTGCCGGAAGAACAGCACGACTATAAAGCCGTGATCCTGAGCATCAGCGACATCACCAGCCGCAAGCTGATCGAGCTGTCGCTGCTAGAACGCGAAGGCTTCTGGTCCGATGTGGTGCGCACGGTGCCGGATCACCTCTACGTGCAGGACGTGATCAGCCAGCGGATGATTTTCAGCAACCACCATCTCGGCCAGACCCTGGGCTACAACCGGAACGAGCTGCACCAGATGGGCGAGTACTTCTGGGAAATCCTGCTGCACCCCGAAGACGGTGACCACTACCACCGCCTGCGCCAGGAACAACGCCAGTCCGGTTACGCCCAACTGCTCCAGGCGCAATTGCGCTTCCGTCACCGCGATGGCAAATGGCGGCGTTTCGATATTCGCGAACAGGCATTGGCGCGAGACAAACACGATCAGGTGACGCGCATCATCGGCGTGGCCAAGGACATCACCGACCAGATCGAGGCCAGCGAGTCGTTGCGCGACAGCGAGCAACGCTACCGGATGCTCGCCGAAAGCATCAGCGACGTGATCTTCTCCACCGACAGCAAGCTCTCGCTCAATTACGTCAGCCCCTCGGTGCAAGCGGTGCTGGGTTATGACGCCGAGTGGATTTTCGAGAACGGCTGGCAGACGACCATTGCCAACCCGCAGCAACTGACCGGCATCTACAACCTGATGGATCGGGTCAGCAAGGCCCTGGACAAACCCGAACAACTCACCCTGTTGCGCAATCAGGTGCAAACCCAGTTGTTCCTGTTCGACTGCCTGCGGGCCGACGGTCGCAAGATCCCCATCGAGCTGCGCCTGGTGCTGGTGTGGGATGAACACGGCGCCTTCGAAGGCGTGCTCGGCGTCGGTCGCGACATCAGCCAGCAACGGCGCGCCGAGAAAGACCTGCGCATGGCGGCCACGGTATTCGAACATTCGACCTCGGCGATCCTGATCACCGACCCGGCCGGTTACATCGTGCAGGCCAACGAAGCGTTCAGCCGCGTCAGTGGCTACGAGGTGTCGCAAGTCCTCGACCAACTGCCGAACATGCTCACTGTCGACGACCAGCAGGAAGCCCACCTGCGTTATGTGCTCAAGCAACTGCACCAGCACAGTTCCTGGGAAGGCGAAGTCTGGCTCAAGCGCCGCAACGGCGAACACTACCCGGCGTGGGTCGGCATCACGGCGGTACTGGATGACGAAGGCGACCTCGCCAGCTACGTGTGCTTCTTCAGCGACATCAGCGAGCGCAAGGCCAGCGAACAACGGATTCATCGCCTGGCCTATTACGACGCCCTGACTCACCTGCCCAACCGCACGCTGTTCCAGGATCGCCTGCACACCGCGCTGCAATCGGCCGAGCGGCAGAAGTCCTGGGTAGTGTTGATGTTCCTCGACCTGGACCGGTTCAAACCGATCAACGACTCCCTCGGCCATGCCGCAGGCGACCGCATGCTCAAGGAAATGGCCACCCGCCTGCTCGGTTGCGTCGACGATGACGACACCGTGGCGCGCATGGGCGGTGACGAATTCACCTTGTTGCTGCAACCGCGAGCCAATCGCGAGATCGCCCTGAACCGGGCGATTCACGTGGCCGAGCAGATCCTCGCCAGCCTGGTGAAGCCGTTCGTGCTGGAAGGTCGCGAGTTTTTCGTCACCGCCAGTATCGGCATCGCCCTGAGCCCGCAGGACGGCAGCGAGCTGAGCCAGTTGATGAAGAACGCCGACACCGCGATGTATCACGCCAAGGAGCGCGGCAAAAACAACTTCCAGTTCTATCAGGCCGACATGAACGCCAGCGCCCTGGAGCGACTGGAACTGGAAAGCGACCTGCGCCACGCGCTGGAACAAAACGAATTCGTGCTCTACTACCAGCCGCAATTCAGCGGCGACGGCAAACGCCTGACCGGTGCCGAAGCCCTGCTGCGCTGGCGTCACCCGCGACGCGGATTGGTGCCACCGGGAGACTTCATCCCGGTACTCGAAGAACTCGGGCTGGTGGTGGACGTCGGCGACTGGGTCATCAGCGAAGCGTGCCGCCAGCTCAAGAGCTGGCACGTGGCCAAGGTGCGGGTGCCGAAAGTGTCGGTGAACATCTCGGCCCGGCAGTTCTCCGACGGCCAACTCGGTACGCGGATCGCGACCATTCTCAAGGACACCGGTTTGCCGCCGGCCTGCCTGGAACTGGAGTTGACCGAAAGTATCCTGATGCGCGAAGTCAGCGAAGCCATGCAGATTCTGGCCGGCCTGAAAAACCTCGGCCTGAGCATCGCGGTCGACGACTTTGGCACCGGCTATTCATCGCTCAACTACCTCAAGCAATTCCCGATCGATGTGCTGAAAATCGACCGCACCTTCGTCGACGGCCTGCCGTCCGGCGAGCAGGACGCGCAAATCGCCCGGGCAATCATTGCCATGGCCCACAGCCTGAACCTGGCGGTGATCGCCGAGGGCGTCGAAACCCATGAGCAACTGGACTTCCTGCGTGAGCATGGTTGCGATGAAGTTCAGGGGTATCTGTTCGGTCGTCCGATGCCGGCCAGCCGATTTGAAGCGCAGTTCAGCAATGATGCGTTGTTCATGTTTGATTAG
- the glyA gene encoding serine hydroxymethyltransferase has translation MFSRDLTIAKYDADLFAAMEQEAQRQEEHIELIASENYTSPAVMEAQGSALTNKYAEGYPGKRYYGGCEYVDVVEQLAIDRAKELFGADYANVQPHAGSQANSAVYLALLAAGDTILGMSLAHGGHLTHGASVSSSGKLYNAVQYGIDANGLIDYDEVERLAVEHKPKMIVAGFSAYSQILDFPRFREIADKVGAYLFVDMAHVAGLVAAGIYPNPVPYADVVTTTTHKTLRGPRGGLILARANADIEKKLNSAVFPGSQGGPLEHVIAAKAICFKEALQPEFKTYQQQVLKNAQAMAGVFIERGFDVVSGGTENHLFLLSLIKQDISGKDADAALGKAFITVNKNSVPNDPRSPFVTSGLRFGTPAVTTRGFKEAECKELAGWICDILADLNNDAVIDAVREKVKAICKKLPVYGA, from the coding sequence ATGTTCAGCCGTGATTTGACTATTGCCAAGTACGACGCCGACCTTTTTGCCGCGATGGAGCAAGAAGCTCAGCGCCAGGAAGAACACATTGAGCTGATCGCTTCGGAGAACTACACCAGCCCAGCGGTGATGGAAGCTCAAGGCTCGGCACTGACCAACAAGTACGCCGAAGGTTACCCAGGCAAGCGCTACTACGGCGGCTGCGAATACGTCGACGTGGTTGAACAACTGGCCATCGACCGCGCCAAAGAACTGTTCGGCGCCGATTACGCCAACGTCCAGCCGCACGCCGGTTCCCAAGCCAACAGCGCCGTTTACCTGGCACTGCTGGCAGCAGGCGACACCATCCTGGGCATGAGCCTGGCCCACGGCGGTCACCTGACCCACGGCGCCAGCGTTTCTTCGTCCGGCAAACTGTACAACGCCGTTCAGTACGGCATCGACGCCAATGGCCTGATCGACTACGACGAAGTCGAGCGCCTGGCCGTTGAACACAAACCAAAAATGATCGTGGCCGGTTTCTCTGCCTACTCGCAGATCCTGGACTTCCCGCGCTTCCGCGAAATCGCTGACAAGGTTGGCGCTTACCTGTTCGTCGACATGGCTCACGTGGCCGGTCTGGTTGCTGCTGGCATCTACCCGAACCCGGTTCCCTACGCTGACGTCGTGACCACCACCACCCACAAGACCCTGCGCGGTCCACGTGGCGGCCTGATCCTGGCTCGCGCCAACGCCGACATCGAGAAGAAACTGAACTCCGCCGTATTCCCTGGCTCCCAGGGTGGCCCGCTGGAGCACGTGATCGCCGCCAAAGCGATCTGCTTCAAAGAAGCACTGCAGCCAGAGTTCAAGACCTACCAGCAACAAGTGCTGAAGAACGCCCAGGCCATGGCCGGTGTGTTCATCGAGCGCGGTTTCGATGTGGTTTCCGGCGGTACTGAAAACCACCTGTTCCTGCTGTCGCTGATCAAGCAGGACATCTCCGGTAAAGACGCCGATGCCGCTCTGGGCAAAGCGTTCATCACCGTGAACAAGAACTCCGTACCGAACGATCCACGCTCCCCGTTCGTCACCTCCGGCCTGCGCTTCGGTACTCCGGCTGTGACCACTCGTGGCTTCAAGGAAGCAGAGTGCAAGGAACTGGCCGGCTGGATCTGCGACATCCTGGCTGACCTGAACAACGACGCCGTCATCGACGCCGTTCGCGAGAAGGTCAAGGCCATCTGCAAGAAGCTGCCGGTATACGGCGCATGA
- the yjiA gene encoding GTPase, with the protein MSSPIPVTILSGFLGAGKTTLLRHLLKAEHGLKIAVIENEFSDAGIDTQLLGDEPVQVMTLSNGCVCCTIHTDLTKALYLLLERLDSGEIAFDRLVIECTGLADPAPVAQTFFIDEELRERYLLDGIITLVDAAHADLHLTQTIAQAQIGFADRLLVSKRDLVDEATFEALSERLTRINRRAPIRVVEHGKIDLAELLDVRGFNLNADLGGGVSLRPVSKAPSIDRISSLVLRTDRPLDIDKLSEFMNELLEDHGKQLLRYKGVLSIVGEPRRMVFQGVLKLYGFDWDTEWEEGEPRESVIVFIADDLPEAKIREGFARLHAA; encoded by the coding sequence TTGTCTTCTCCCATTCCGGTAACGATCCTGAGCGGCTTTCTCGGCGCGGGTAAAACCACGCTGTTGCGCCACCTGCTCAAAGCCGAGCACGGCCTGAAAATCGCCGTGATCGAAAACGAATTCAGCGATGCGGGCATCGACACCCAACTGTTGGGCGATGAGCCAGTTCAAGTCATGACGCTGTCCAACGGCTGTGTCTGCTGCACCATCCATACCGACCTGACCAAGGCCTTGTACCTGCTGCTCGAACGCCTGGACAGCGGCGAAATTGCCTTTGATCGCTTGGTAATCGAATGCACCGGGCTGGCCGATCCCGCGCCGGTGGCGCAAACCTTCTTCATTGATGAAGAGCTGCGCGAGCGCTACCTCCTCGACGGCATTATCACGTTGGTCGACGCCGCCCACGCTGATTTGCACCTGACACAGACCATCGCCCAGGCACAGATCGGTTTTGCCGACCGCTTGCTGGTGAGCAAGCGCGATCTGGTGGACGAAGCGACTTTCGAGGCGCTGAGCGAACGCCTGACCCGCATCAACCGCCGTGCGCCGATTCGCGTGGTCGAGCATGGCAAAATCGACCTGGCAGAATTGCTCGACGTGCGCGGTTTCAACCTGAACGCCGATCTGGGCGGTGGGGTGAGCTTGCGTCCGGTGAGCAAGGCGCCGTCCATCGACCGCATCTCCAGCCTGGTGCTGCGCACCGACAGGCCGCTGGATATCGACAAGCTCAGCGAGTTCATGAACGAGCTGCTGGAAGATCACGGCAAGCAACTGCTGCGTTACAAGGGCGTGCTGAGCATTGTCGGCGAACCGCGGCGGATGGTGTTTCAGGGCGTACTGAAGCTGTACGGCTTCGACTGGGATACCGAGTGGGAAGAGGGCGAACCCCGTGAAAGCGTGATCGTGTTCATTGCCGATGATTTGCCGGAAGCAAAGATTCGCGAGGGGTTTGCGCGCCTGCACGCAGCCTGA
- a CDS encoding YbdD/YjiX family protein, whose amino-acid sequence MFNDLSRLGKYLGQAARLMVGMPDYDTYVEHMQTKHPDKPVMSYEAFFRERQEARYGGKGGPKCC is encoded by the coding sequence ATGTTCAATGACCTGAGTCGCCTCGGTAAATACCTCGGTCAGGCCGCGCGCCTGATGGTCGGCATGCCCGACTACGACACCTACGTCGAGCATATGCAAACCAAACACCCGGACAAACCGGTGATGAGCTACGAAGCGTTCTTCCGGGAACGCCAGGAAGCCCGTTACGGTGGCAAGGGTGGGCCCAAGTGCTGTTGA
- a CDS encoding carbon starvation CstA family protein has product MKNNNSLLRHLPWLLLAIVGACALGVVALRRGEAINALWIVVAAVAIYLVAYRYYSLFIANNVMQLDARRATPAVINNDGLDYVPTNKHILFGHHFAAIAGAGPLVGPVLAAQMGYLPGTLWLIAGVVLAGAVQDFMVLFMSTRRNGRSLGDMVREEMGRIPGTIALFGCFLIMIIILAVLALIVVKALAESPWGIFTVMATIPIAMFMGIYMRYIRPGRIGEISVIGVLLLLGSIWLGGQIAADPVWAKAFSFTGIQITWMLIGYGFVAAVLPVWLILAPRDYLSTFLKIGTIIALAIGILVTMPELKMPALTQFIDGTGPVWKGGLFPFLFITIACGAVSGFHALISSGTTPKLLDNETNARYIGYGGMLMESFVAIMAMVAASVIEPGVYFAMNSPAAVVGGDVVAVAQTVSSWGFAITPEALQAVAHDIGETTILARAGGAPTLAVGIAQILHSVLPGENTMAFWYHFAILFEALFILTAVDAGTRAGRFMLQDLLGSFVPALKRTESWTANLIATAGCVAMWGYLLYQGVIDPLGGINTLWPLFGISNQMLAGIALMLGTVVLIKMKRQRYIWVTLLPAVWLLICTTTAGFIKLFDANPAIGFLSLAKKYSDALANGQILAPAKDINQMQHVIYNAYTNATLTALFLFVVFSILFYALKVGISAWGTKERTDKESPFQALPDA; this is encoded by the coding sequence ATGAAAAATAATAATAGCCTGCTACGCCATCTACCCTGGCTGCTGCTGGCAATCGTAGGCGCGTGCGCCCTGGGCGTCGTGGCCTTGCGCCGAGGCGAGGCGATCAACGCCTTGTGGATTGTGGTCGCGGCAGTGGCCATTTATCTGGTTGCATACCGTTACTACAGTCTGTTCATCGCCAACAACGTGATGCAACTTGACGCGCGTCGGGCCACCCCCGCCGTCATCAATAACGACGGTCTGGACTACGTCCCTACCAACAAACACATTCTGTTCGGACACCACTTCGCGGCCATTGCGGGCGCGGGGCCTTTGGTTGGTCCGGTCCTGGCGGCGCAGATGGGCTACCTGCCCGGCACGCTTTGGCTGATTGCCGGCGTGGTGCTGGCCGGTGCCGTTCAAGACTTCATGGTCCTGTTCATGTCCACCCGCCGCAACGGCCGTTCGCTGGGCGACATGGTCCGTGAAGAAATGGGCCGCATCCCCGGGACCATCGCGCTGTTTGGCTGCTTCCTGATCATGATCATCATCCTCGCGGTGCTGGCGCTGATCGTGGTCAAGGCGCTGGCCGAGAGCCCGTGGGGTATTTTCACGGTGATGGCGACCATCCCGATCGCGATGTTCATGGGCATTTACATGCGCTACATCCGCCCGGGCCGCATCGGTGAAATCTCGGTCATCGGTGTGTTGCTGCTGCTCGGTTCCATCTGGCTGGGCGGGCAGATTGCCGCCGATCCGGTGTGGGCCAAAGCGTTCAGCTTCACCGGGATCCAGATCACCTGGATGCTGATTGGCTACGGCTTCGTCGCGGCGGTGCTGCCGGTCTGGTTGATCCTCGCACCGCGCGACTACCTGTCGACCTTCCTGAAAATCGGCACCATCATCGCGCTGGCGATCGGCATCCTGGTGACCATGCCCGAGCTGAAAATGCCGGCGCTGACCCAGTTCATCGACGGCACTGGGCCGGTGTGGAAGGGCGGTCTGTTCCCGTTCCTGTTCATCACCATCGCCTGCGGCGCGGTCTCGGGTTTCCACGCACTGATCTCCTCCGGCACCACGCCGAAGCTGCTGGATAACGAAACCAACGCCCGTTACATCGGTTACGGCGGCATGCTGATGGAGTCCTTCGTGGCCATCATGGCAATGGTTGCCGCTTCGGTGATCGAGCCAGGCGTGTACTTCGCCATGAACAGCCCGGCCGCAGTGGTCGGCGGTGACGTGGTGGCCGTGGCGCAAACCGTCAGCAGCTGGGGTTTCGCGATTACGCCGGAAGCCCTGCAAGCGGTGGCCCATGACATCGGTGAAACCACCATCCTGGCGCGCGCCGGTGGTGCGCCGACCCTGGCGGTCGGTATCGCGCAGATCCTGCACAGTGTCCTGCCGGGTGAAAACACCATGGCGTTCTGGTACCACTTCGCGATCCTGTTCGAAGCGCTGTTCATCCTGACTGCCGTCGACGCCGGAACCCGTGCCGGTCGTTTCATGTTGCAGGATTTGCTCGGCTCCTTCGTGCCGGCGCTCAAGCGTACTGAATCCTGGACCGCCAACCTGATCGCCACCGCCGGTTGTGTGGCGATGTGGGGTTACCTGCTGTACCAAGGCGTGATCGACCCGCTGGGTGGCATCAACACCTTGTGGCCGCTGTTCGGTATCTCCAACCAGATGCTGGCCGGTATCGCGCTGATGCTCGGCACGGTTGTGCTGATCAAAATGAAACGCCAACGCTACATCTGGGTGACCTTGCTGCCAGCGGTCTGGCTGTTGATCTGCACCACCACCGCAGGCTTCATCAAGCTGTTCGACGCCAACCCGGCGATCGGCTTCCTGTCGCTGGCCAAGAAATACAGCGATGCCCTGGCCAACGGGCAGATCCTCGCCCCGGCCAAGGACATCAACCAGATGCAGCACGTGATCTACAACGCGTACACCAACGCAACGCTGACGGCGCTGTTCCTGTTCGTGGTGTTCAGCATCCTGTTCTATGCGCTCAAGGTCGGTATTTCGGCCTGGGGCACGAAAGAGCGTACGGATAAAGAATCGCCATTCCAGGCATTGCCGGACGCGTAA
- a CDS encoding PilZ domain-containing protein, with translation MSDHPANRRRFKRIAFDARTELSQGDCIWPVRLIDLSLKGLLIERPEPWLGDNQKMFSVEIHLSTEAEIRMDIQLSHDNNRQLGFVCRYISLESVSRLRRLIELNLGDQDELERELGALIET, from the coding sequence ATGAGCGACCACCCTGCCAATCGCCGCCGCTTCAAACGTATTGCGTTCGATGCCCGAACCGAGCTGAGTCAGGGGGATTGTATCTGGCCAGTAAGGTTGATCGATTTGTCACTCAAGGGTCTGTTGATCGAGCGCCCCGAGCCTTGGCTGGGGGACAACCAGAAGATGTTTTCGGTCGAGATTCACTTGAGCACCGAAGCCGAGATTCGCATGGACATCCAACTGTCCCATGACAACAATCGCCAGCTCGGCTTCGTCTGCCGCTACATCAGCCTGGAGTCCGTCAGTCGCCTGCGGCGCCTGATCGAACTCAACCTTGGCGATCAGGACGAACTTGAGCGCGAGCTGGGTGCCTTGATCGAAACCTGA